Proteins found in one Amycolatopsis aidingensis genomic segment:
- a CDS encoding EboA domain-containing protein — MSSFHLGYGTNGFANHRLDDALTVISELGYTAVALTLDHSHLDPFAEDLPARVRAVGDRLGELGLRVVVETGARYLLDPRRKHHPTLLSCEPEVRIDFLRRALRIAADLGADCVSFWSGVKPGNLDEDTAWQRLLTGVAAVHEEAVHRGVRLAMEPEPGHFVSQLDQVLRLRAELGDPELLGVTLDVGHCVAVEESSAADCVRQAGPLLFNVQLDDMLPGVHEHLEFGEGELDLAGTLRALVEVGYAGVAAVELPRHSHAAPEVAARSISALKAALYGAPEHPWLAEAERTIREDPAAVRTLFPSVGRKVGRAALHQETDAEGLVHGTVDDLARGRLLGALVAVLPPAELAAEVLDLYRYGDAAERRGVLRGLHLLPEAVAHTGKQIVEDALRTNDIRLVAGALGPFAARHLDAHSWRHGVLKCLFVGVPVAAVSGLAERTDDELVRMVADYVAEREAAGRTVPADAQAILEGR; from the coding sequence ATGAGTTCCTTCCACCTCGGATACGGCACCAACGGCTTCGCCAACCACCGGCTGGACGACGCGCTCACCGTGATCTCCGAGCTGGGCTACACGGCGGTGGCGCTGACCCTGGACCACTCCCACCTCGACCCCTTCGCCGAAGACCTGCCCGCGCGGGTGCGCGCGGTCGGGGACCGGCTGGGCGAGCTCGGGCTGCGCGTGGTCGTGGAGACCGGCGCCCGTTACCTGCTGGACCCGCGCCGCAAGCACCACCCGACCCTGCTGTCCTGCGAGCCGGAGGTGCGGATCGACTTCCTCCGCCGCGCCCTGCGGATCGCCGCGGACCTCGGCGCCGACTGCGTCTCCTTCTGGTCCGGGGTCAAACCCGGCAACCTGGACGAGGACACGGCCTGGCAGCGCCTGCTGACCGGCGTCGCCGCGGTGCACGAGGAGGCGGTGCACCGCGGGGTGCGGCTGGCCATGGAACCCGAGCCTGGCCATTTCGTGTCGCAGCTGGACCAGGTGCTGCGGCTGCGTGCGGAACTCGGCGATCCCGAACTGCTCGGTGTCACGCTCGACGTCGGCCACTGTGTTGCGGTCGAGGAGAGCAGCGCGGCCGACTGCGTGCGGCAGGCGGGTCCACTGCTGTTCAACGTACAGCTCGACGACATGCTCCCCGGCGTGCACGAGCACCTCGAGTTCGGCGAGGGCGAGCTCGATCTGGCTGGCACGCTGCGGGCGCTGGTCGAGGTGGGCTATGCCGGGGTGGCCGCGGTCGAGTTGCCCCGGCATAGTCACGCGGCCCCGGAGGTGGCCGCGCGGTCGATCAGCGCGCTGAAGGCGGCCCTGTACGGCGCCCCGGAGCATCCGTGGCTGGCCGAGGCGGAACGCACCATCCGGGAGGACCCGGCCGCGGTGCGCACGCTGTTCCCGAGCGTGGGCCGCAAGGTGGGCAGGGCGGCGCTGCACCAGGAGACCGACGCGGAAGGGCTGGTGCACGGCACGGTCGACGATCTCGCCAGGGGCAGGCTGCTGGGCGCGCTCGTGGCCGTGCTGCCTCCTGCCGAGCTCGCCGCCGAGGTACTCGACCTCTACCGCTACGGCGACGCGGCCGAGCGCAGGGGGGTGCTGCGTGGCCTGCACCTGCTGCCGGAGGCGGTTGCGCACACCGGTAAGCAGATCGTCGAGGACGCGCTGCGCACCAACGACATCCGGCTGGTCGCGGGTGCGCTCGGCCCGTTCGCGGCCCGGCACCTGGATGCGCATTCCTGGCGGCACGGCGTGCTGAAGTGTCTTTTCGTTGGCGTGCCGGTGGCCGCGGTGTCCGGCCTCGCCGAACGCACCGACGACGAACTGGTCCGGATGGTTGCCGACTACGTGGCCGAACGCGAGGCCGCTGGGCGCACCGTCCCGGCCGACGCACAGGCGATCCTGGAGGGTAGGTAG
- a CDS encoding TatD family hydrolase produces the protein MRIFDPHIHMTSRTTGDYEAMYAAGVRALVEPAFWLGQPRTSVGSFVDYFDGLIGWERFRAAQFGIRHNCTIALNPKEANDPRCVEVLDLLPRYLAKDGVVAVGEVGYDSMTEAEEDAFARQLAMAIEHELPVLVHTPHRDKLAGTHRTLDVVRDSGIAPELVVVDHLNELTVGPVAESGCWMGFSIYPDTKMDEHRMVAILREYGTERMLVNSAADWGRSDPLKTYRTGAAMLEAGFTDSDVDKVLWRNPVEFYGQSGKLMVDEMDAAEPTGETFAGNSVLRGARPDS, from the coding sequence GTGCGCATCTTCGATCCGCATATCCACATGACCTCGCGCACCACCGGCGACTACGAGGCGATGTACGCGGCGGGAGTCCGGGCACTGGTCGAACCGGCGTTCTGGCTTGGCCAGCCGCGCACCAGCGTCGGCTCCTTCGTGGACTACTTCGACGGCCTGATCGGCTGGGAACGGTTCCGGGCCGCCCAGTTCGGTATCCGGCACAACTGCACCATCGCGCTCAACCCCAAGGAGGCGAACGACCCGCGTTGCGTCGAGGTGCTCGACCTGCTGCCGAGGTACCTGGCCAAGGACGGGGTGGTCGCGGTCGGCGAGGTCGGCTACGACTCGATGACCGAAGCCGAGGAGGACGCCTTCGCCAGGCAGCTCGCCATGGCGATCGAGCACGAGCTGCCGGTGCTGGTGCACACCCCGCACCGGGACAAGCTCGCCGGCACGCATCGCACCCTGGACGTGGTCCGGGACTCCGGGATCGCGCCCGAGCTGGTCGTGGTGGACCACCTGAACGAGCTGACCGTGGGTCCGGTCGCGGAGTCGGGCTGCTGGATGGGCTTCTCCATCTACCCGGACACCAAGATGGACGAGCACCGGATGGTCGCCATCCTGCGGGAGTACGGCACCGAGCGGATGCTGGTCAACTCCGCGGCCGACTGGGGCCGCTCCGACCCGCTGAAGACCTACCGTACGGGGGCGGCCATGCTCGAGGCCGGTTTCACCGATTCCGATGTGGACAAGGTGTTGTGGCGCAATCCGGTGGAGTTCTACGGGCAGAGCGGCAAGCTGATGGTGGACGAGATGGACGCCGCGGAGCCGACGGGCGAGACCTTCGCAGGCAACTCGGTGCTGCGCGGGGCGAGGCCGGATTCCTGA
- the eboE gene encoding metabolite traffic protein EboE → MLSYCTNVHPAEDLEGILAQLDGYAVPVRESLGLDRLGVGLWLAAEVAAGLAADRSARNRLAAELDARGLAVQTLNAFPYGGFHNEVVKHDVYLPAWTSPARLRYTMDCVTVLADLLAPEAEYGSISTLPLGWREPWGSGEDLRCGIAFEEVCRVLRTSLSRGERPIRLAVEPEPGCVLDTVADAVGWLAERVDPEHIGLCLDTCHLAVSFADPAAAVAQIHAAGLRVVKVQASAALEVADPGTEPARAALRRFAEPRYLHQVRELRPSGEVLAADDLPQALDELPAEGPWRVHFHVPLHAAPDRPLTSTTGVLLEAVHAVRASGEEPHIEVETYTWNVLPDRPEVAGGIAEELRWAQARLAAQEVGL, encoded by the coding sequence CTGCTCTCCTACTGCACGAATGTGCACCCGGCCGAGGACCTGGAAGGGATCCTCGCGCAGCTGGACGGCTATGCGGTACCGGTAAGGGAGTCGCTGGGGCTGGACCGGCTCGGGGTCGGGCTCTGGCTCGCCGCCGAGGTGGCGGCCGGGCTGGCCGCCGACCGCTCCGCCCGCAACCGGCTCGCGGCCGAGCTCGACGCCCGTGGGCTCGCGGTGCAGACCCTGAACGCCTTCCCCTACGGCGGCTTCCACAACGAGGTCGTCAAGCATGATGTCTACCTGCCTGCCTGGACCAGCCCGGCCCGGCTGCGGTACACAATGGACTGTGTAACGGTGCTGGCCGACCTGCTTGCCCCCGAGGCTGAGTACGGCAGCATCTCCACCCTGCCGCTGGGCTGGCGGGAACCATGGGGCAGCGGGGAGGACCTGCGCTGCGGTATCGCCTTCGAGGAGGTGTGCCGGGTGCTGCGCACCTCGCTGTCCCGCGGGGAACGGCCGATCCGGCTCGCCGTCGAACCGGAACCCGGCTGCGTGCTGGACACCGTGGCGGACGCGGTCGGCTGGCTGGCCGAGCGGGTCGATCCCGAGCACATCGGGCTCTGCCTGGACACCTGCCATCTCGCGGTGTCCTTCGCCGACCCGGCTGCGGCCGTGGCGCAGATCCACGCCGCCGGGCTGCGGGTGGTGAAGGTGCAGGCCTCGGCCGCGCTGGAGGTGGCCGATCCCGGCACCGAACCGGCGCGGGCCGCGCTGCGCCGGTTCGCCGAGCCACGCTACCTGCACCAGGTACGGGAGCTGCGGCCGTCCGGCGAGGTGCTCGCCGCCGACGACCTGCCGCAGGCACTGGACGAGCTACCAGCCGAGGGGCCATGGCGGGTGCATTTCCACGTGCCCCTGCACGCCGCCCCGGACCGGCCGCTCACCTCGACCACCGGGGTGCTGCTGGAGGCCGTGCACGCGGTGCGCGCATCGGGGGAGGAACCGCATATCGAAGTCGAGACCTACACGTGGAACGTGCTGCCGGACCGGCCGGAGGTGGCAGGCGGGATCGCGGAGGAACTGCGCTGGGCCCAGGCCCGGCTGGCTGCTCAGGAGGTGGGACTGTGA
- a CDS encoding alkaline phosphatase family protein, which produces MNKLLVLDVVGLTPKLLRHMPNLSRLAAGGWQAELGTVLPAVTCSAQSTFLTGLMPAQHGIVGNGWYFRELGEVYLWRQHNKLVGGEKVWETARAARPGYTAANLCWWYAMGASTDFTITPRPVYHADGRKSPDCYARPPELHDQLTAELGSFPLFNYWGPTASIASTKWIVAAARRLFWDERPDLLLVYLPHLDYDLQRYGPDSQQAVAAAKAVDAEVAPLLADAERAKAPVVALSEYGITPADQPVNINRALRDEGLLEVYTQEGMEYLDPWTSRAFAVADHQIAHVYVADEADLPKVRRLVEALPGVDEVLDRQAQQRYGLDHARAGELVAVAEPRAWFTYYYWQDDDRAPDFARGVDIHRKPGYDPAELFFDPADRLAKPKALLNLARKKAGLRYTMNVVPTDPRWVRGSHGRLPDSPQDGPVLLCSDPAVPSEVESSGKLAGTAVKDLLLSLQGIEEPGKGR; this is translated from the coding sequence GTGAACAAGCTGCTCGTACTGGACGTGGTCGGGCTGACGCCGAAACTGCTGCGGCACATGCCGAACCTCAGCAGACTGGCGGCCGGTGGCTGGCAGGCGGAGCTTGGCACGGTGCTGCCCGCGGTCACCTGCAGCGCCCAGTCGACCTTCCTCACCGGGCTGATGCCCGCGCAGCACGGCATCGTCGGCAACGGCTGGTACTTCCGCGAACTCGGCGAGGTCTATCTGTGGCGACAGCACAACAAGCTGGTCGGTGGCGAGAAGGTCTGGGAGACCGCGCGGGCGGCCCGGCCCGGCTATACCGCGGCGAACCTGTGCTGGTGGTACGCCATGGGCGCCTCGACCGACTTCACCATCACCCCGCGCCCGGTCTACCACGCCGACGGCCGCAAGTCCCCGGACTGCTACGCACGGCCACCGGAACTGCACGACCAGCTGACCGCGGAGCTCGGTTCGTTCCCGCTGTTCAACTACTGGGGCCCGACCGCGTCGATCGCCTCCACCAAGTGGATCGTCGCGGCCGCCCGGCGGCTGTTCTGGGACGAGCGGCCGGACCTGCTGCTGGTCTACCTGCCGCACCTGGACTACGACCTGCAGCGCTACGGCCCGGACTCGCAGCAGGCGGTGGCAGCGGCCAAGGCGGTGGACGCCGAGGTGGCCCCGCTGCTGGCCGATGCCGAGCGGGCGAAGGCCCCGGTGGTCGCGCTGTCGGAGTACGGCATCACCCCGGCCGACCAGCCGGTGAACATCAACCGCGCGCTGCGCGATGAGGGGCTGCTGGAGGTCTACACCCAGGAGGGCATGGAGTACCTGGACCCGTGGACCTCCCGCGCGTTCGCCGTGGCCGACCACCAGATCGCCCACGTGTACGTGGCCGATGAGGCCGACCTGCCGAAGGTGCGCCGCCTCGTCGAGGCATTACCAGGGGTGGACGAGGTGCTGGACCGGCAGGCGCAGCAGCGCTACGGCCTGGATCACGCGCGGGCCGGGGAGCTGGTTGCGGTCGCCGAGCCGCGGGCCTGGTTCACCTACTACTACTGGCAGGACGACGACCGGGCACCCGATTTCGCCAGGGGAGTGGACATCCACCGCAAGCCCGGCTACGACCCGGCCGAGCTGTTCTTCGACCCGGCCGACCGGCTGGCCAAACCGAAGGCGCTGCTGAACCTGGCGCGCAAGAAGGCGGGCCTGCGCTACACGATGAACGTGGTGCCCACGGATCCGCGCTGGGTGCGCGGCTCGCACGGGAGGTTACCCGACTCGCCGCAGGACGGCCCGGTGCTGCTGTGTTCCGACCCGGCCGTTCCGTCCGAAGTGGAGAGTTCGGGCAAGCTGGCAGGCACCGCGGTCAAGGACCTGTTGCTTTCGCTCCAAGGTATCGAGGAACCCGGAAAGGGACGGTGA
- a CDS encoding sugar phosphate isomerase/epimerase family protein produces MSRPITLFTGQWADLPFEEVCGLAAEWGYDGLEIACSGDHFQVDRALAESDYIDRKRELLDSHGLRVWAISNHLVGQAVCDDPIDDRHRNILPARIWGEGDPEGVRERAAAELADTARAAARFGVDTVVGFTGSKIWKYVAMFPPVSQEVIDDGYADFARRWNPILDVFDEVGVRFAHEVHPSEIAYDYWTTKRALEAVGNRPAFGLNWDPSHFVWQDLDPVGFILDFADRIYHVDCKDTKKRLDGRNGRLGSHLAWADPRRGWDFVSTGHGDVDWEIAFRALNSIGYAGPISVEWEDAGMDRLRGAAEAVTYIRNLIFDKPTAAFDAAFSNQEG; encoded by the coding sequence ATGAGCCGACCGATCACGCTGTTCACCGGGCAGTGGGCGGATCTCCCGTTCGAGGAGGTCTGCGGGCTGGCCGCGGAATGGGGCTACGACGGCCTGGAGATCGCCTGTTCCGGCGACCACTTCCAGGTCGATCGCGCGCTCGCCGAGTCCGACTACATCGACCGTAAACGGGAGCTGCTGGACTCCCACGGGCTGCGGGTGTGGGCGATCTCCAACCACCTTGTCGGGCAGGCGGTATGCGATGACCCGATCGACGATCGGCACCGCAACATCCTGCCCGCCCGGATCTGGGGCGAGGGCGACCCCGAGGGCGTCCGGGAGCGCGCCGCGGCCGAGCTGGCCGATACCGCGCGGGCCGCGGCCAGGTTCGGGGTGGACACCGTGGTCGGCTTCACCGGTTCGAAGATCTGGAAGTACGTGGCGATGTTCCCGCCGGTTTCGCAGGAGGTCATCGACGACGGCTACGCCGACTTCGCCCGGCGCTGGAACCCGATCCTGGACGTCTTCGACGAGGTCGGGGTGCGGTTCGCGCACGAGGTGCATCCCTCGGAGATCGCCTACGACTACTGGACGACCAAGCGCGCGCTGGAGGCTGTGGGCAACCGGCCCGCGTTCGGGCTGAACTGGGACCCCTCGCACTTCGTCTGGCAGGACCTCGATCCGGTCGGGTTCATCCTGGACTTCGCCGACCGCATCTACCACGTCGACTGCAAGGACACCAAGAAGCGCCTGGACGGCCGCAACGGCAGGCTCGGCTCCCACCTCGCCTGGGCCGACCCGCGCCGGGGCTGGGACTTCGTCTCCACCGGGCACGGCGATGTGGACTGGGAAATAGCCTTCCGCGCCCTCAACTCCATCGGCTACGCCGGGCCGATCTCGGTGGAGTGGGAGGACGCGGGCATGGACCGGCTGCGCGGCGCGGCCGAGGCGGTGACCTACATCCGGAACCTGATCTTCGACAAGCCGACGGCGGCTTTCGACGCCGCGTTCAGCAACCAGGAAGGGTGA
- a CDS encoding sugar phosphate isomerase/epimerase family protein produces MSEGGFSRRAALRGAAGAAMGLGAAAALSGTAAASPGTQGWWPGRMRVPKERIAIQLYTLRSLLEQDTPGTLEALADMGYRNVELAGTYGRSAEEFRALLDRYHLRAVSSHIGFDGADVDQLIADTKVLGPRYADCAWAKFDTIAEWEAFAGRLDKAGRAFRRAGIRYGYHNHAHEFEPIDGVRPFDVLARNTSWWHVHFEFDLYWLVVAGVDPVREFWCQPGRVRQFHVKDRAPDGGFADLGTGTIDFGRIFRDTWIGGVRHYIVEHDQPSDPLRTARVGYEYLTDLRF; encoded by the coding sequence ATGAGCGAGGGCGGATTTTCCCGGCGAGCGGCGCTGCGTGGCGCGGCAGGCGCGGCGATGGGTCTCGGCGCGGCCGCGGCGCTGAGCGGTACTGCGGCGGCCAGCCCCGGTACGCAGGGCTGGTGGCCCGGCAGGATGCGGGTACCGAAGGAGCGGATCGCCATCCAGCTCTACACCCTGCGCAGCCTGCTGGAGCAGGACACCCCCGGCACGCTGGAGGCCCTGGCCGACATGGGCTACCGCAACGTGGAGCTCGCGGGTACCTACGGGCGCTCGGCCGAGGAGTTCCGGGCCCTGCTGGACCGCTACCACCTGCGCGCGGTGTCCAGCCACATCGGCTTCGACGGCGCGGATGTGGACCAGCTGATCGCCGACACCAAGGTGCTCGGCCCGCGCTACGCCGACTGCGCCTGGGCGAAGTTCGACACCATCGCCGAATGGGAGGCCTTCGCCGGGCGGCTGGACAAGGCCGGCCGGGCCTTCCGCAGGGCGGGTATCCGGTACGGCTACCACAACCACGCGCATGAGTTCGAGCCGATCGACGGTGTGCGGCCGTTCGACGTGCTGGCCAGGAACACCAGCTGGTGGCACGTCCACTTCGAGTTCGACCTGTACTGGCTGGTGGTCGCCGGGGTGGACCCGGTGCGGGAGTTCTGGTGCCAGCCGGGCCGGGTGCGGCAGTTCCACGTCAAGGACCGGGCGCCGGACGGCGGGTTCGCCGACCTCGGTACCGGCACCATCGACTTCGGCCGGATCTTCCGGGACACCTGGATCGGCGGGGTCCGGCACTACATCGTGGAGCACGACCAGCCGAGCGATCCGTTGCGGACCGCGCGGGTCGGCTACGAGTACCTGACCGACCTGCGATTCTGA
- a CDS encoding acyltransferase family protein, with translation MSLLRADPPVPTQAPPDTSSARRYRPELQGLRALAAVLVVVYHVWFDRISGGVDVFFLISGFLITGQLVRASERGRIEFRPMWGRMIKRLFPAALTVLAAIIVAGWLLLPQGRWLQTISEVFASALYLENWRLVADSVDYFAQHNTASVVQHFWSLSIQGQFYLVWPLLVALVALVARLAGRGLRGSMALTLLVLFAASLAYSVVLTGIDQPMAYFHSLTRVWEFALGGLLALGIQLVTVPRAVRLLLGWAGVAGLVSCGLLLQVGSVFPGYAALWPTMAALLVIVAGATASPFGADRLLSSRPLEYLGNLSYALYLWHWPVLLFYLVLRDRAEAGIAGGALVIAVSVALSVLTYHLIEKPARESRFSPALRWGAYRFGVLALLPVLVLAGAWQVTAEQRAAVTITADDPDHPGALARTEGFMYTGAAEPELVPSFVTLHDDFAEIAPELCTMAGPRKEVVLCSTDTEGPPARRIVVAGDSHPQQFLGALLPIAQRRNWQVISMLRGGCPFSTESDIVPGDQPCMDWNTDVIDLIAEIRPDVVFTTATREVRMGLTEYTPRGYVEQWRKVEELGIPVVAARDNPRYDFEPSACVEKHGRDAERCARPRAELLSPEPPYARMASLPANVRFLDFSDYFCTEELCPPVIGNVLVYMDNNHISATYMTTMAPIVEEKLTSVLDW, from the coding sequence ATGAGCCTGCTTCGCGCGGACCCGCCTGTGCCAACACAGGCCCCGCCGGACACGTCCTCGGCACGCCGGTACCGGCCGGAGCTGCAGGGGCTGCGGGCGCTGGCTGCGGTGCTGGTGGTCGTCTACCACGTGTGGTTCGACCGGATCTCCGGCGGCGTGGACGTCTTCTTCCTCATCTCCGGCTTCCTGATCACCGGACAGCTGGTGCGGGCCAGCGAGCGTGGCCGGATCGAGTTCCGGCCGATGTGGGGCCGGATGATCAAGCGGCTGTTCCCGGCCGCGCTCACCGTGCTGGCCGCCATCATCGTCGCCGGCTGGCTGCTGCTGCCGCAGGGCCGCTGGCTGCAGACGATCAGCGAGGTGTTCGCCTCCGCGCTGTACCTGGAGAACTGGCGGCTGGTCGCCGACTCGGTGGACTACTTCGCCCAGCACAACACCGCCAGCGTGGTGCAGCACTTCTGGTCGCTTTCCATCCAGGGCCAGTTCTACCTGGTGTGGCCGCTGCTGGTGGCGCTGGTCGCGCTGGTGGCCCGGCTGGCGGGCCGGGGGCTGCGCGGCAGCATGGCGCTGACCCTGCTGGTGCTGTTCGCGGCCTCGCTGGCGTACTCGGTGGTGCTGACCGGCATCGACCAGCCGATGGCCTACTTCCATTCGCTGACCAGGGTGTGGGAGTTCGCCCTGGGCGGGCTGCTCGCACTGGGTATCCAGCTGGTGACCGTGCCGAGAGCGGTGCGGCTACTGCTCGGCTGGGCCGGGGTGGCCGGCCTGGTGTCCTGCGGCCTGCTGTTGCAGGTCGGCAGCGTCTTTCCGGGGTACGCGGCGTTGTGGCCCACGATGGCCGCGCTGCTGGTGATCGTCGCGGGGGCGACCGCTAGCCCATTCGGGGCGGACCGGCTGCTGAGCTCCCGGCCGCTGGAGTATCTCGGTAACCTCAGCTACGCGCTGTACCTATGGCACTGGCCGGTGCTGCTGTTCTACCTGGTGCTGCGGGACCGGGCCGAGGCGGGTATCGCGGGCGGTGCGCTGGTCATCGCGGTGTCGGTGGCGTTGTCCGTGCTGACCTACCACCTGATCGAGAAGCCGGCGCGGGAGTCCCGGTTCAGCCCGGCACTGCGCTGGGGCGCGTACCGGTTCGGCGTGCTGGCACTGCTGCCGGTGCTGGTGCTGGCGGGTGCCTGGCAGGTGACGGCCGAGCAGCGGGCCGCCGTCACGATCACCGCCGACGACCCCGACCATCCCGGTGCGCTGGCCCGGACCGAGGGGTTCATGTACACCGGGGCGGCCGAACCCGAGCTGGTGCCCTCCTTCGTCACCTTGCACGACGACTTCGCGGAGATCGCGCCGGAGCTGTGCACCATGGCCGGGCCGCGCAAGGAGGTAGTGCTGTGCAGCACCGACACCGAGGGCCCGCCCGCGCGGCGGATCGTGGTGGCCGGGGACTCGCACCCGCAGCAGTTCCTCGGCGCGTTGCTGCCCATCGCGCAACGGCGGAACTGGCAGGTCATCTCGATGCTGCGGGGTGGCTGCCCGTTCTCGACCGAGTCCGACATCGTGCCGGGCGACCAGCCCTGCATGGACTGGAACACCGACGTGATCGACCTGATCGCGGAGATCCGGCCGGACGTGGTGTTCACCACCGCCACCCGCGAGGTGCGGATGGGGCTGACCGAGTACACCCCGCGCGGCTACGTCGAGCAGTGGCGCAAGGTGGAGGAGCTGGGCATCCCGGTGGTTGCGGCCAGGGACAACCCGCGTTACGACTTCGAGCCCTCCGCCTGCGTGGAGAAACACGGCAGGGACGCCGAGCGCTGCGCCCGGCCGCGGGCCGAGCTGCTCTCCCCTGAGCCGCCGTACGCGCGGATGGCCAGCCTGCCGGCCAACGTACGTTTCCTCGACTTCAGCGACTACTTCTGCACCGAGGAACTGTGCCCGCCGGTGATCGGCAATGTGCTGGTGTACATGGACAACAACCACATCAGCGCGACCTACATGACGACCATGGCCCCGATCGTCGAGGAAAAGCTGACCTCCGTCCTCGACTGGTGA
- the cutA gene encoding divalent-cation tolerance protein CutA produces MASEHVIVSSTTDSEQAARELAAGAIDAKLGACAQIVGPITSVYRWDGAVQTDQEWRVEIKTAADRVAGLTEWLKAEHGYDVPEIIATPIDGGSAEYLSWLIEETR; encoded by the coding sequence ATGGCTTCGGAGCATGTGATCGTCTCTTCCACCACGGACAGCGAGCAGGCCGCACGAGAGCTCGCGGCCGGCGCCATCGACGCCAAACTGGGCGCCTGCGCGCAGATCGTCGGCCCGATCACCAGTGTCTACCGCTGGGATGGCGCGGTGCAGACCGACCAGGAATGGCGGGTGGAGATCAAGACCGCGGCCGACCGGGTGGCCGGGCTGACCGAGTGGCTCAAGGCCGAGCACGGCTACGACGTCCCGGAGATCATCGCCACCCCGATCGACGGCGGCTCCGCCGAGTACCTGAGCTGGCTGATCGAGGAAACCCGCTGA
- a CDS encoding DUF1707 SHOCT-like domain-containing protein → MLDELQQQKEAAQTRLERAVGEGRLTLDEYTDRVARVWAATDTATIDSALSDLPAPLVRAEPVATRMSIDVVFDDIKRSGRFALASGDRIAGFFGDVKLDLRQAVLTEPVVELSVSTVFGDVRVTVPEGIEVEVKSFTLLGDRDVQTTSERVPGSPRLLLKANTVFGDVRVRSGS, encoded by the coding sequence ATGCTGGACGAGCTGCAGCAGCAGAAGGAGGCTGCCCAGACGCGCCTCGAGCGCGCCGTCGGGGAGGGCAGGCTGACCCTCGACGAGTACACCGACCGGGTCGCGCGGGTGTGGGCGGCGACCGACACCGCGACGATCGACAGCGCCCTTTCCGACCTGCCCGCACCACTGGTGCGAGCCGAGCCCGTCGCCACCAGGATGAGCATCGATGTCGTGTTCGACGACATCAAGCGCAGTGGCCGGTTCGCACTCGCCTCCGGGGACCGGATCGCCGGGTTCTTCGGCGACGTCAAGCTGGACCTGCGGCAGGCCGTGCTCACCGAGCCGGTGGTCGAGCTGAGTGTCTCCACCGTGTTCGGGGACGTACGGGTGACCGTGCCGGAAGGGATCGAGGTCGAGGTGAAGTCGTTCACCCTGCTCGGGGACCGCGATGTGCAGACCACCAGCGAACGGGTGCCGGGCAGCCCCAGGTTGCTGCTGAAGGCCAACACGGTGTTCGGCGACGTCCGGGTGCGCAGCGGGTCCTGA